CATGGATTCCCTGCGCACTTTTTGAGACCAGGAGGATTGATGCAGCGCTTGCAACAACAAATCCTATACCGATCCTGCTCTCATTTGAGAGTCTCCTTTCCGAGAACCTGATGGAGAAGAGGACAACTCCAAGAAAGGTAAAAAAGAGTGAAATAGGCGTTGGATTTAGTCCGGTTATTAATGCTATGGCAATACCAACGGATGAGACCTGTGTAACTGCCACGCTGACGAACACAATTCTTTTGAGGACGATGTAAACACTTAAAAAAGAGCATACCATGGCCACAAGCACTGAGCATGCAATAGAGTATTTAAAAAATTCCAAATTGGTCAGAAATTCACTCATTTAATTATTTAATTTGGATATTATGGCCTTTTGGCCTGAAATATTGACAATCTTGACATTTGTTCCGTAAACCTTGGCCATCATTTCTTCGTTAAATATTGAATCTATCGGTCCAAGTTTCAATGTGTTGTTATGGATAATAGAGAGGGTTTTTACATAATTGGCTATGATATTGAGATCGTGGCAGACCAATATTACAGTGAGTGCATATTCACTCTGAAGGGCCTTGATAAGCTCCATTATGGCAATCTCTCCCTGAACGTCCATTCCTTCTACCGGTTCATCAAGTATTAGAACTTTTGGCTCGCTTACCATTGCCCTTGCTATCAAAGTGCGCTGTTTTTGCCCGCCTGAGAGCTCTCTGTAGTTTCGTGCTGCAAGGTTCTCCATACCGACGTTTTTCAACATTCTCTCAGCGATTTCGTAATCGATATTTTTCGGTCGTTTAAAGAGTCCCATATTTGCGTATCTTCCCATTAGGACCATATCGAGTGTTGTAATCGGAAATATTTTGTCGACAGACGCATGTTGGGGTACGTAACCAATGCTTTTTTTATACCTGCTACCATTATTGAGAAAGTTGATTTTTCCTTTTACCGGGTTTAAGAGACCTAAAATAGCCTTGATAAGTGTTGTTTTTCCCGCGCCATTAGGGCCAACTATTCCAAAGAAA
This region of Candidatus Scalindua japonica genomic DNA includes:
- a CDS encoding metal ABC transporter permease, with translation MSEFLTNLEFFKYSIACSVLVAMVCSFLSVYIVLKRIVFVSVAVTQVSSVGIAIALITGLNPTPISLFFTFLGVVLFSIRFSERRLSNESRIGIGFVVASAASILLVSKSAQGIHEIDDLLYGNILAATPVPDISYDRYYYVYLFHTIFFFTK
- a CDS encoding metal ABC transporter ATP-binding protein, encoding MIKFSNVQLGYGRRLVLNALNFEIQRGDFFGIVGPNGAGKTTLIKAILGLLNPVKGKINFLNNGSRYKKSIGYVPQHASVDKIFPITTLDMVLMGRYANMGLFKRPKNIDYEIAERMLKNVGMENLAARNYRELSGGQKQRTLIARAMVSEPKVLILDEPVEGMDVQGEIAIMELIKALQSEYALTVILVCHDLNIIANYVKTLSIIHNNTLKLGPIDSIFNEEMMAKVYGTNVKIVNISGQKAIISKLNN